The genomic region TCGACTGGAAGCGCCTTTCCATCGCGCGGTCGCGCGCGATGTAGGCGCGGAATTCTTCAGAGGTGGTGGATATCAGCATGCTGATACCGCCGCTCGTTATATACGGCTTCAGCGTGTTCATCAGATTCGAAGGGCCGCCGCTTTCGCTGAGCCGGTGCGCCTCGTCGAGGTAGATTATTATGCTGTGGCGCTCGGCCTCGTCGAGTATGTGCTTGAAGCGCAGGTCGCGCTTCCTGCGGTCCTGGCTTATGAGGTCTAAGTTCAGCTCGACGACGCGCCGCCCGGAGAGGCGCCTGTAGCGCCCCTCTTCTATCAGGGCGGCCAGCTTCCTGACCGCCGCCGTCTTGCCGCAGCCCGCCGCGCCAGTCAGCGCGACGTTGTTCTGCTCCTCTGAGGCCAAGGCGACGGCGATTCTCTCAAGCGCGGAAGCGTCTTCCAATATCTGTTCGACGCCCCCGCTCCTGCCGTTCAGAAGGCGCCCATATTTTGCGCAGAGGGGCGGCAGTTTGCCGCTGAAGACGCTCACAGCGTCTCACCTTCTTCGAGCAGGGATTCGAGAGTCAGCTTTTCGCGGCGCTTGGCGCCCTCCGTTATCCACAGCTTTGAGCCGCCGCGGCTGCGGCGCAGCCTGGCGCGCTTCCTGACGCGCTGGCGCTCCGGCTTTTCTTCGAGCGACGCGTAGCTTATCCGCCCGTCGCGCTCGATCGCGCGTATCTCGCCGTCGAGGTCCTCGGGGCGGTAGATGACGTCGGCCTCGGAGACGTAGGCGTCGAACGCTTTGCATAAGCGCTCCTCCTCGCTCGCGTGCCATATCCTCTGCGCGCTCGAAGAGTAAAGCGTGTCGAGCAGCCTATCCTCTTCGCTCCTGCTTTCGAGGGAGAGGCGCGAGAAGTTGTCGTAGCCGAAGGTGAAGGAGAGGCGCTCCCAATTCTGGCGGAACTTGTCCAGGTAGTTGAACATGCCCCAGCGGTCGATCTCGGGTATCAGCACGACGGCGGGGCGCTTCGCGCTGCGCGCCGCGGCGCCGGCGGCGGCCGTGAGGAGCGGGGCGAAGCCGCGGTCGGCCGCTGCGTTGCCGCTCGACGCGACGAAGAGCGGCCTGCCTGCCGGCGCCCTCAGATAGTCGCCGAGCTTCAGAGTCTCGTTGCCCGCGAAGAGCGCCGCGTTGTCGACCATCATCAGCACGAGCGCGCGGAAGTCAGCCGTGCTCGCGTCGGCCTGCATCTTTATGCAGCGCTGGGTGTTCGTGTTCTCGCCGTTCGTCGTCAGCAGGCCGGCGAAGGGCGCCGGCGCGTCGCGCTCCGCGTTTTTCTGGAAGCGCAGTTCGCGCGACAAAATATATTTCGCAAGGGCGAACTCCCTCGTCAGCGGACGCCCTTCGCTCTCGGCTTCCGCGACGCGGTATTTGACCGGCAGAAGGTCGCTCTCGCCGCCTATCGTCTTGGTCATCAACGTCTCTATATATCTGTGCTGGCGGCAGAGGAGGCTGAAAAAGTTCAGCCGCGAAAGTGCGGCGGAGACTCCCTCTTCCCCCTCGCCTCCGCGCGAGGAGGCGATG from Synergistes jonesii harbors:
- a CDS encoding AAA family ATPase; translation: MSVFSGKLPPLCAKYGRLLNGRSGGVEQILEDASALERIAVALASEEQNNVALTGAAGCGKTAAVRKLAALIEEGRYRRLSGRRVVELNLDLISQDRRKRDLRFKHILDEAERHSIIIYLDEAHRLSESGGPSNLMNTLKPYITSGGISMLISTTSEEFRAYIARDRAMERRFQSIELKEPGRARLLEILEHVARVRYPETLFTKEAIEETARLAALCSPERAEPARSLELLHYEISAAQIELPPQEHAKEITAADARAAAALKMSERGAG